In Ammospiza caudacuta isolate bAmmCau1 chromosome 2, bAmmCau1.pri, whole genome shotgun sequence, a genomic segment contains:
- the CLN5 gene encoding ceroid-lipofuscinosis neuronal protein 5 produces the protein MGAARCSRLLLPPPLLLLLLLLAPWGLHVSGEPRSARRRWPVPYRRFDFRPKTDPYCQARYTFCPTGSAIPLMKEEDVIEVYRLQAPVWEFKYGDLLGHLKIMHDAVGFRSSLTGKNYTMEWYELFQLGNCTFPHLRPGMDAPFWCNQGAACFYEGIDDAHWKANGTLVLVTTISGTMFNEMAQWVKYDNETGIYYETWTVQASPDKKSTVWFDSYECSKFILRTYQKLADLGAVFKKIQTNYTSIILFSGEPIYLGNETSIFGPQGNKTLAAAIRDFYNPFKPHQSVREFFVDLFRIIDRVILNHQFYLFYNLEYWFLPMKSPYLKIIYEEVPLPVGSKASSGV, from the exons ATGGGCGCCGCTCGCTGCTcccggctgctgctgccgccgccgctgctgctgctgctgctactccTGGCGCCGTGGGGCCTGCATGTGTCGGGGGAGCCCCGCTCGGCGCGGCGGCGCTGGCCGGTGCCCTACAG GCGCTTTGATTTCCGTCCCAAAACCGATCCTTACTGCCAAGCTCGTTAcaccttctgtcccactggctCTGCCATCCCGCTTATGAAGGAAGAGGATGTCATTGAGGTGTATCGACTACAGGCTCCAGTGTGGGAGTTCAAGTATGGGGACCTGCTAGGACATTTG aaaattatGCATGATGCTGTGGGTTTCAGGAGCTCTCTAACAGGCAAAAACTACACAATGGAGTGGTATGAGCTCTTCCAGCTTGGGAACTGCACATTTCCACACCTGCGGCCTGGCATGGATGCACCGTTCTGGTGTAACCAGGGAGCTGCCTGCTTTTATGAAGGAATAGATGATGCACACTGGAAGGCAAATGGAACTTTAGTTCTTGTGACCACAATATCAG GAACCATGTTTAATGAAATGGCACAATGGGTAAAATACGACAATGAGACTGGCATTTACTACGAGACCTGGACAGTtcaagcaagtcctgacaaaAAGTCAACAGTGTGGTTTGACTCTTATGAGTGCTCCAAGTTTATACTGAGAACCTACCAGAAGCTAGCTGACTTAGGAGCTGTATTTAAGAAGATACAAACAAACTACACCAGCATAATTTTATTCAGTGGAGAACCTATTTATTTGGGGAATGAAACATCTATTTTTGGACCACAAGGAAACAAGACACTGGCAGCAGCCATAAGAGACTTCTACAATCCATTCAAACCTCATCAGAGTGTCAGAGAGTTTTTTGTGGATCTTTTCAGAATAATTGATCGTGTTATCTTGAATCATCAGTTTTACCTCTTCTACAACTTGGAATACTGGTTTTTACCTATGAAGTCCCCTTATCTCAAAATAATTTATGAAGAGGTCCCTTTGCCCGTTGGCAGCAAAGCATCCTCTGGTGTATGA